In a genomic window of Magnolia sinica isolate HGM2019 chromosome 14, MsV1, whole genome shotgun sequence:
- the LOC131224982 gene encoding putative ripening-related protein 4 — protein MASLMVANCSIRLQACHSSSFLRGKAHSCNRENQSDCGKTGKMYPQYHCSPPVTGNTQATMTINSFAEGGDGGAPSECDNKYHSDSEMVVALSTGWYSGGSRCLNKIRISANGRSVLAKVVDECDSVYGCDSDHDFQPPCPNNVVDASPAVWKALGIPKSQTGDYTITWSDA, from the coding sequence ATGGCCAGCCTCATGGTAGCAAATTGCTCCATACGGCTACAAGCTTGCCATTCCAGTAGCTTCCTGCGCGGCAAGGCCCACAGCTGCAATAGGGAGAACCAATCTGATTGTGGCAAAACAGGCAAGATGTATCCTCAATACCATTGCTCCCCTCCTGTAACTGGCAATACCCAGGCAACCATGACTATCAATAGCTTTGCTGAAGGTGGTGATGGTGGGGCCCCCTCAGAGTGTGACAACAAATACCATAGTGATAGTGAAATGGTTGTGGCCTTGTCTACAGGGTGGTATAGTGGTGGTAGCCGATGCCTGAATAAAATCAGGATAAGTGCCAACGGCAGATCGGTATTGGCTAAGGTTGTCGATGAGTGTGATTCGGTATATGGGTGTGATTCTGATCATGATTTTCAACCACCATGTCCCAACAACGTAGTGGATGCTTCTCCAGCCGTGTGGAAGGCGTTGGGGATACCTAAATCTCAGACCGGCGATTATACTATCACATGGTCGGACGCGTGA